GAAAAAGGAGAAGTGGTGGGCGAGCCATATGCCGGAGGCTTTGAGTTCAAACTTCCCGATAACACCATCATCCGCTCAGCCAACATCACCCCCGACGATGAAACGGGCATAGGCAGGTGGACGCGCAATGAATTTATTGAGCGCTTCAAGCACTACGACCACCCCGAAAACCGTGAAATGAAAGTTAAACCCGGAAGTTTTCAAACCATCATGCCCTGGATGACCTATGCAGGCATGACCGAACAAGACCTCGGCGCCATTTACGACTACCTGCGCACCGTAAAGCCGGTTAAAAGCACCGTGAAAACCTTTGAAGCAGGGAAGAAGTAGAGCGGAGCTGAACACTGGCCCAGTTGTGATTTGATTGAGTTCCGTTCTTTGCGATATTGTGCAACGGTCAAATATAAGCGTAGTCCGGGTATAGAAACACTTCACTTACGGTTTACCAATTTGTTTGTTGATGTTTTATTCGTTTAAATTTAGCACTTTATCCCGCATTACGCTTATCAATTCGGACGTCCTTGCGATGGGGCAGCCATACTCTTTGGCAAGTTTTGGATTGCGGCTTGGCTTTGAGCGGCTTTTGGTCCCGAAAGCTTTCGGGATGTGTGGATGATGAGCGTTGGCATTTCTTAGCCCGTTGTTAATTCTTTTGCAATCATTTCTGCCTGTTTCAAAACGGTTTCTGTCGCCAGTTTTTGCATGTCTGGCGGATAGCCGTATTGTCTTAAAGTCCGCTTGATGATTACTTTCAGTTTTGCTCTTACGCTTTCTTTAATTGTCCAGTCGATGGATGCGTTTTGCTTCACACGTTCAGTTAAAATTACAGCCAGTTCTCTCAGCTTGTCTTGCTGCATGAGTTGTTTGGCTGAGTCGTTATCGGCTACTGCTGTGTAAAAAGCATATTCAAAGTCAGTCAGTCCAAGCTTTTTGGCTTCACTGTCCATGTTCACGATTTCTTTACTCAGCTTAATGAGTTCGTCCATCACTTCGGCAGCCGTCAAAATCTTGTTGTGGTATTTCTTGATGGAATTTTCCAACATTTCTTTGAGCGACTTGCTCTTGACCAAGTTCTTTTTGGAACGTGCTTTTATCTCGTCATTGAGCAACTTTTTCAAAACTTCCAAAGCCACATTCTTGTGTTCCATTCCTTTGAGTTCCATCAGGAAGTCTTCGGATAGAATGGAAATATCGGGTTTCTTGATTCCTGCGGCATCAAACACATCAATCACTTGTTCAGAAACCAAGGCTTGGTCAATGACTTGACGAATGGTTGTTTCAATTTCTTCATCGGTTCTGCCTGAACCTGTGCTGTCAAATTTGGCTAAACGAGCTTTTACGGCCTGGAAAAATGAAACTTCATCTTTCACGTCCATGGCTTGCTCGTGCGGAACGGCAATCGCAAAGGCTTTGGATAAGGCTGTTACTTCATTGATGTATCGTTTCTTACCGTCTTCCAGTCCGAGAATGTGTTCTTCGGCTGCAAGTATCATAGAAAGCTTTTGACCCGTTTCTGCTTGGAAATAGTCTTCATACGGAAAACCACTGTACATCTGTGAAACCACCTCTAGTTTTTCCAGCATCAATTCAACGGCTTGGGCTTGGGCAATCGTCGGGTCGCCTTTTCCACCGGCATCTGAATAGAACGAAAGTGCTTTTTTCAAATCGGAAGCAATGCCCAAATAATCGACCACCAATCCCCCTGGCTTGTCTTTGTAAACCCGGTTTACCCTTGCAATAGCCTGCATCAGATTGTGGCCTTTCATTGGCTTGTCGATGTATAACGTGTGCATACTCGGCGCGTCAAAGCCTGTGAGCCACATATCCCGAACAATCACCAGTTTTAATTCATCGTCGGGGTCTTTCATTCGGTCGGCAAGGGTTCTTCGCTGTTGTTTGGTGGTATGATGATCAGCGATTTTTGATCCATCGGAAGATGAAGATGTCATCACGACTTTAATCACACCTTTGTCCAAATCACCTGAATGCCACTCAGGTTTTAATTTGATGATTTCGGCATACAAATCAGCAGCAATTCTTCTGGACATGGCCACAATCATGCCTTTGCCTTCAAATACTTCCTGGCGTTGGCCAAAATGCTGAATGATGTCGTTGGCAATAATCTTCACCCGGTTTTCGCTGCCTATTAGAGCCTCCAATTGCGTCCATTTGGCTTTGGC
The window above is part of the Cryomorphaceae bacterium genome. Proteins encoded here:
- a CDS encoding HsdR family type I site-specific deoxyribonuclease — protein: KEKLKVASGGVIFTTIQKFSPEEGNVYETLSERENIVVIADEAHRTQYGFKAKTVDEKDEHGNVIGKKTVYGFAKYMRDALPNATYIGFTGTPIESTDVNTPAVFGNYIDVYDIAQAVEDGATVRIYYESRLAKVNLSEKGKKLVEELDDELDGEELTETQKAKAKWTQLEALIGSENRVKIIANDIIQHFGQRQEVFEGKGMIVAMSRRIAADLYAEIIKLKPEWHSGDLDKGVIKVVMTSSSSDGSKIADHHTTKQQRRTLADRMKDPDDELKLVIVRDMWLTGFDAPSMHTLYIDKPMKGHNLMQAIARVNRVYKDKPGGLVVDYLGIASDLKKALSFYSDAGGKGDPTIAQAQAVELMLEKLEVVSQMYSGFPYEDYFQAETGQKLSMILAAEEHILGLEDGKKRYINEVTALSKAFAIAVPHEQAMDVKDEVSFFQAVKARLAKFDSTGSGRTDEEIETTIRQVIDQALVSEQVIDVFDAAGIKKPDISILSEDFLMELKGMEHKNVALEVLKKLLNDEIKARSKKNLVKSKSLKEMLENSIKKYHNKILTAAEVMDELIKLSKEIVNMDSEAKKLGLTDFEYAFYTAVADNDSAKQLMQQDKLRELAVILTERVKQNASIDWTIKESVRAKLKVIIKRTLRQYGYPPDMQKLATETVLKQAEMIAKELTTG